Genomic DNA from Acuticoccus sp. MNP-M23:
GGCGAGGAGCATCCGCGCAAGGGCTTCGCCGCCGGTCATCTCATTCGTCATGGCGGGTCTCCGCAGGGGTTCCGCGGCGGATGGCAGCCGCGCTCTGTGCAATGGTGACGCCCATCCCGGCCGACATGTAGCCGCCGTCCACAAACAGCGTCTGGCCGGTGATGTAGCCGGCCTGATCCTCGGCGAGGAAAGCCGTTGCATGGGCGACTTCTTCAGCCTCGCCAAAGCGCGCCAGCGGAATGGTGCGCTGATAGTCGGCGCGCTGCTCGGCGGTGTGGTTGGCACGGCTGAACGCCGTGTCCACCGGCCCCGGCGCCACCGCGTTGGCGGTGATCCCGTACGGCCCCAGCTCCAGCGAGATCTGGCCCATGAGGTGGATCAGCGCCGCCTTGGAGGTGCCATAGGCGGTCCGCCCGAACCCGGCGCGCGCGCCCGAGACCGAGGCGATGGAGATGAACCGCCCCGCACTGCCATCAGCGACCAGATCGATCCCGGCCAGGCGGAAGATCTCGAACGCCGCGGTCACGTTGATGGCAAGCGCTTCCTCGAAGTTGGCGCGGTCGCAATCCAGAAACGGGTCGACGCGGGCTGCCCCGGCCGCATGAACAACCACGCCCACCGGACCGAGCTGGCGCACCACCTCGCGGTAGGCGGTGTTGAGGGACGCGCTGTCTGCAAGGTCGCACGACAGGCCGATAGCATCGGGCAGTGCGGCAGCCCGCTCGGCGACGTTGTCGCCAATGTCCACCAACGCCACCGTCCGGTCGGTGCCGAGCCGCTGCGCAATGGCAAACCCCAGAGCCCCCGCACCACCCGTGACGAGAACGGTACGGGGAACGCGCTTGGCGTGGGTCGCGGGCAACTGGCTTGAAATCATGCTGGGGGAACCGTGAGTGTGAGGCCGCCATCGACGGGAAGGGCGACACCGGTGATGTAGCCGGCCGCGTCGGAGGCAAGGAAAACCGAAGCTTCCGCAACATCCCAGGCCGATCCTTGGCGGCGCATGGGCGGGGCTTTGGCGCGGCGGGCACCGATGTCGTCGGCATCCGTCATCTTGCCTGCAATCATGTGCGTCACGTGCGGCGTGTCAATCAGGCCCGGCATCACCACGTTGGAGCGGATGCCCTCGGCGGCATGTGCCACCGCAATGGTTTGCGACATCCGGTTGAGTGCAGCCTTGGACGCCTCGTAGGCCGCATAGGCATAGCCGCCGGCCGCAACGGAGGCGATCGACGAGATGAACACGAACGCCCCGCCCGTCTTGCGCATGTAGGGGATCGCGGCACGGGACACGCTGAACGCCCCGCCAAGGTTGACTGCGAAAACCCGTGCCCAGTCCTCGTCCGTGGTGTCCTCGATGCCGCCGGGGCTGCTGATCCCCACATTGTAGTGGACAATGTCGAGCCCGTCATAGATGGCGCCGCAGCGGGCAAGCGCGCGGGGGCCGCTCTCGCCGTCGGTCACGTCTGCGGTTTCGGCGCGCGCGATGCCGCCTTCGCCGCGGATGATGGCGGCGGTCTCCTCCGCCGCGTCGCCGTTAACGTCGACGCACAGCACCTTTGCCCCCTCGCGGGCGTAGAGAACGGCGGCGGCCTTGCCGTTGCCCCAGCCCGGGCCGATGGAGCCCGCGCCAAAGACGATGGCAACCTTGCCTTCGACCCGTCCGCTCATTGCGACAGCGCCGTGGGAAGCCACAGGATCAGATCAGGAAATGCAATGGCGAGGGCCAGCACCGAGAGCTGAAGGAGCACGAACGGGATGATCCCCTTGTAGACATCTTCCATGGACACCAGCGTTCCCGCCGCCCCCTTCAGGTAAAACAGCGCGAAGCCGAATGGCGGCGTCAGAAACGAGGTTTGCAGGTTGATCGCAACCAGCACGGCGAACCAGTAGACGAGGTTCTGGCTTGCAACATGGTCGCCAAGATCCATCAGGGCGACGATGGGCGCGAAGATCGGCAGGACGATGAGCGTGATCTCGATCCAGTCGAAGAAGAAGCCCATGACGAAGATCATCCCCATCATCGCAAACAGCAGACCCCAGTCGCCAAGGTTGAGGGACTGGGCCGTTTCCACCAGAAACGCGTCGCCGCCGATCATGCGGAAAATGTAGGAAAACGCCGTCGCGCCGACGAAGATGAAGAACAGCATGGCGACGGTGCGGATGGTCCCGTCCGCGCTGTCCGCCAGTGCGCTCAGCGAAAGGCGCCCGCGCAGGAGACCCAGAAGGAGCGCGCCGGCAGCGCCGATGCCGGCGGCCTCGGTCGGCGTTGCAAAGCCGCCCAGAATGGACCCGAGAACGATGACGATCAGCGCAAAGGGGACGATCAGCGCCACCAGCGTGTCGAGCCACAGGCCCTTGCGGTCTTCCTGCGTTGCCGCGGTGCGGGGCGCCCGCGGCGCAATCGAGGGCCGGAGCCAGCTGTAAAGAACGATATACGCCACATAAAGGAGCGAGAGCACCAGCCCTGGCATCAAGGCCGCCACGAACAGCCGCCCGATGGAGACCGACAGGAGATCCCCCATGAAAACCAGCATGATGGATGGCGGGATGAGAATGCCGAGCGTGCCGGACGCGGCCACGGTGCCCGCCGCCAGCGAAGGCCGGTAGCCGCTGCCGACCATGGTGGGGAGCGCCAGCACGGTCAGCATCACCACCGAGGCACCGATGATGCCGGTGGCCGCGGCCAGGATGGTCCCCATCAGCACCACCGCGAGGCCGAGCCCCCCCGGCACCACGCGCATGAGCCGCTGGAGGGTGACGAGCAGATCCTCCGCAATGCGGGTCCGCTCCATGATGAGGCCCATGAAGATGAACATCGGCGCTGCCACCAGCACCGGATTTTCGATGGTGCCGCCGAAAATGCGGTTGGGGATGAGGGTTGCCTGCACCAGCCGCATTTCGCCAAGGAGGATGGCAATGGTGCCGAACACCAGCGAAACCCCCATCAGCATCACCGCGACGGGCGCGCCGGAAAACAGGCACACGACGAGCGCCAGGAACATGAGGCCCGGCAGGATATCAATCAGGAGTTCAAGCATAGGGCTGCATGTCGGCGTCAGGCGCCGGGTCGGCGAACGGGTCGGCCAGAAGGTCGGGCCGGCGCAGCGCGACGATGGCGCGCAGCGCCACCGAGATGCCGCCAAAGAGCGTGAGCACCGCCGAGAGCGGCACAGCGGACTTGATGATCCAGCGGTGGGGCACGCCAATGCCGCCGAGAGAACCTTCGCTGCGCACAAAAGCGCGTTCGGCGAATTCGTAGCCGTAGATGGCAATGAAGATCATGCAGGGGACGAGAAACAGGACGATGGCCGCGACCTCGATGCGCAGCCGCATGCGGTTGCTGAGCCTGAGCGCCAGAACGTCGATCCGCACATGGGCATTCTTGATGTAGGCATAGCCGAAGGCGAGCACGGCGATAGCCCCGTGGAGATGCCACTCCAGCTCCTGCAGAAAAAACGACCCGGTGGCGAAGAAGCGCCGGCCGATCACGTCGTAGACGATGACCCCCGTCAGGACAAACAGGAGGATACCGCAGAACACGGCAAAGATGCGGCACGGCCAGGCAAGCAACGCAGCGAGGCGAAGTGCGTTGGTCATTGCCGCTGACCGCCGCTGTCGGGCAATGCACTCGGGCACGGGTCGATGATTTTCATGGGTGTACTGGCAATTGCGGCTGATGGATGCCGAACAAGGATCGCGGGGCTGGCGCCGAGCCAGCCCCGCAAAGGAAATTTACTGCAGGTAACCGAGGTTACCCCATTCCTTGTAGTTCTCGCGGAAATCCTGGAAATTCTTCCAAACGCGGGCGAACTCTTCGTCCTCGGCGCTCATTTCGACGGCCACCTCGTCCCAGGCGCCGCGGAAGGCGTCCAGCATCTCGGGGCTCCAGGTCTGGAAGTTCACGCCGGCGTCCTTGAGCTTGGCCATGGGCTCCAGCTGCATCGACTCGCCGCGCGCCATCGTCCGCGTGACGTTGGCTGCACACACTTCCTCGATCACCGCGCGCTTCTGGTCGCTGAGGCCATCCCACACCGCCTTGTTGACGATGAAGGTGATCAGTGAGGTCTGCTGATGCCAGCCGGGGAAGTAGTAATTGTTGGCGTAGGTGTTCATTTCAAGGTTCAG
This window encodes:
- a CDS encoding SDR family oxidoreductase — translated: MSGRVEGKVAIVFGAGSIGPGWGNGKAAAVLYAREGAKVLCVDVNGDAAEETAAIIRGEGGIARAETADVTDGESGPRALARCGAIYDGLDIVHYNVGISSPGGIEDTTDEDWARVFAVNLGGAFSVSRAAIPYMRKTGGAFVFISSIASVAAGGYAYAAYEASKAALNRMSQTIAVAHAAEGIRSNVVMPGLIDTPHVTHMIAGKMTDADDIGARRAKAPPMRRQGSAWDVAEASVFLASDAAGYITGVALPVDGGLTLTVPPA
- a CDS encoding TRAP transporter large permease subunit — translated: MLELLIDILPGLMFLALVVCLFSGAPVAVMLMGVSLVFGTIAILLGEMRLVQATLIPNRIFGGTIENPVLVAAPMFIFMGLIMERTRIAEDLLVTLQRLMRVVPGGLGLAVVLMGTILAAATGIIGASVVMLTVLALPTMVGSGYRPSLAAGTVAASGTLGILIPPSIMLVFMGDLLSVSIGRLFVAALMPGLVLSLLYVAYIVLYSWLRPSIAPRAPRTAATQEDRKGLWLDTLVALIVPFALIVIVLGSILGGFATPTEAAGIGAAGALLLGLLRGRLSLSALADSADGTIRTVAMLFFIFVGATAFSYIFRMIGGDAFLVETAQSLNLGDWGLLFAMMGMIFVMGFFFDWIEITLIVLPIFAPIVALMDLGDHVASQNLVYWFAVLVAINLQTSFLTPPFGFALFYLKGAAGTLVSMEDVYKGIIPFVLLQLSVLALAIAFPDLILWLPTALSQ
- a CDS encoding SDR family NAD(P)-dependent oxidoreductase, which produces MISSQLPATHAKRVPRTVLVTGGAGALGFAIAQRLGTDRTVALVDIGDNVAERAAALPDAIGLSCDLADSASLNTAYREVVRQLGPVGVVVHAAGAARVDPFLDCDRANFEEALAINVTAAFEIFRLAGIDLVADGSAGRFISIASVSGARAGFGRTAYGTSKAALIHLMGQISLELGPYGITANAVAPGPVDTAFSRANHTAEQRADYQRTIPLARFGEAEEVAHATAFLAEDQAGYITGQTLFVDGGYMSAGMGVTIAQSAAAIRRGTPAETRHDE
- a CDS encoding TRAP transporter small permease subunit, which produces MTNALRLAALLAWPCRIFAVFCGILLFVLTGVIVYDVIGRRFFATGSFFLQELEWHLHGAIAVLAFGYAYIKNAHVRIDVLALRLSNRMRLRIEVAAIVLFLVPCMIFIAIYGYEFAERAFVRSEGSLGGIGVPHRWIIKSAVPLSAVLTLFGGISVALRAIVALRRPDLLADPFADPAPDADMQPYA